One genomic region from Aliarcobacter cryaerophilus ATCC 43158 encodes:
- a CDS encoding DUF3833 domain-containing protein: protein MKNLVLLFLTTILLTGCTSMKIEDFNNTKPEFIPQEYFNGKLRAYGIVKDRSGKIIRSFKGTMIGSWDKNGVGTLDEFFVYDDGEEMKRVWTLKPTSDKKFIATADDIVGESPMIANGNTVMIDYVMRTPYKNSTIDLSVQDWLHLQDDGVIINHSKMKKFGFVVGELVITIIKE, encoded by the coding sequence ATGAAAAATTTAGTATTGCTTTTTTTAACAACAATTTTATTAACAGGATGTACAAGTATGAAAATAGAAGATTTTAACAATACAAAACCAGAGTTTATTCCTCAAGAGTATTTTAATGGAAAATTAAGAGCATATGGAATCGTAAAAGATAGAAGTGGAAAAATAATAAGAAGCTTTAAAGGAACAATGATAGGCTCTTGGGATAAAAACGGTGTTGGAACTTTAGATGAGTTTTTTGTTTATGATGATGGTGAAGAGATGAAAAGAGTTTGGACTTTGAAACCAACTTCTGATAAAAAATTTATTGCTACAGCAGATGATATAGTTGGGGAAAGTCCTATGATAGCAAATGGAAATACAGTAATGATTGATTATGTAATGAGAACACCTTATAAAAACTCAACTATTGATTTAAGTGTGCAAGATTGGCTTCATTTACAAGATGATGGAGTTATTATAAATCACTCAAAAATGAAAAAATTTGGGTTTGTTGTTGGTGAGCTAGTAATCACAATAATAAAAGAGTAG
- a CDS encoding hydrogenase small subunit: MNGNIERVREVFTQKSTRVDTNKGDEFYNSLFEKSKARLKLLRDQKPLRDIDMIEVIETEGVNRRDFMKWVSATTATLMLPPMFAPLVAEATELMNRVPVIWIELQDCAGNTEALLRSSAPTVDDLLFDVLSLEFHHALMACAGNDAEHQLDDAIEHFKGKYLLFVEGSIPTAMNGNYGTIGPSGETFQEHLARLSKDAAAIVAVGTCATFGGVPAAAPNPTGAVGVMDLVKGKPIVNIPACPANPANMVGVVLHYVLTGQVPELDSLLRPKFAFGYRIHDNCERRAHFDAGEFVEEWGDEGAKNNWCLYKVGCKGPMTFNNCSIIRYNDGANWPVGVGRGCIGCSEPDFWDKYAYERPMATARIKPPTGGVEKTVDEFGLGLLTATAVGIGVHAIASVVAGKKSNENEER; the protein is encoded by the coding sequence ATGAATGGTAACATTGAGCGAGTAAGAGAAGTTTTTACTCAAAAATCAACTAGAGTTGATACAAATAAAGGGGATGAGTTTTATAACTCATTATTTGAAAAATCAAAAGCTAGATTAAAACTTTTAAGAGATCAAAAACCTCTTAGAGATATAGATATGATTGAGGTTATTGAAACTGAAGGAGTAAACAGAAGAGATTTTATGAAGTGGGTTAGTGCAACAACTGCAACACTTATGCTTCCACCTATGTTTGCTCCTTTAGTTGCAGAAGCTACTGAACTAATGAATAGAGTTCCAGTAATTTGGATAGAGTTACAAGATTGTGCTGGAAATACAGAAGCTCTTTTAAGAAGTTCTGCTCCAACTGTTGATGATTTACTTTTTGATGTTTTAAGTTTAGAGTTTCATCATGCTTTAATGGCATGTGCAGGAAATGATGCAGAACATCAATTAGATGATGCTATTGAACATTTTAAAGGAAAGTATTTACTTTTTGTTGAAGGATCTATTCCAACTGCTATGAATGGAAATTATGGGACAATTGGACCATCAGGTGAAACTTTTCAAGAACATTTAGCAAGATTGTCAAAAGATGCAGCTGCTATTGTAGCTGTTGGAACATGTGCCACATTTGGTGGAGTTCCAGCTGCTGCTCCAAATCCGACTGGTGCTGTTGGAGTTATGGATTTAGTAAAAGGAAAACCAATTGTTAATATTCCAGCTTGTCCAGCGAATCCAGCAAATATGGTTGGTGTTGTTTTACATTATGTTTTAACTGGTCAAGTTCCTGAACTTGATTCACTTTTAAGACCAAAATTTGCATTTGGATATAGAATTCATGATAACTGTGAAAGAAGAGCTCATTTTGATGCAGGAGAGTTTGTAGAAGAGTGGGGAGATGAAGGAGCTAAAAACAATTGGTGTTTATATAAAGTTGGTTGTAAAGGACCAATGACATTTAATAACTGTTCAATTATTAGATATAACGATGGTGCAAACTGGCCAGTTGGTGTAGGGCGAGGATGTATTGGATGTAGTGAACCAGATTTTTGGGACAAATATGCTTATGAAAGACCAATGGCAACTGCAAGAATTAAACCACCAACAGGTGGAGTTGAAAAAACTGTTGATGAATTTGGTCTAGGACTTTTAACAGCAACTGCTGTTGGTATTGGAGTTCATGCAATTGCAAGTGTAGTTGCTGGTAAAAAATCAAATGAAAATGAGGAGAGATAA
- a CDS encoding nickel-dependent hydrogenase large subunit has translation MTKKHLVVDPITRIEGHLRIEAIIDENNVITDAYSSSTMFRGIEEILKGRDPRDCGLLAMRICGVCTGTHYQRSIEAVENAFSVTIPKNARLVRNLIQGALYLHDHVVHFYHLHALDWVDITKALDADPKKTVAEAQKWAGLSNQRAWNASEDVYIQVKERVQKYIKQGRLGIFGNAYWGSEGFKLTPEQNLIGLSHYLDALELQRDLAKMMAIFGGKNPHPQSFVVGGVTCVQDIKNPARIAEFKQLLKRGRKFIKEAYLPDVYMAGTMYGEEALNGTGGGLGNYMSYGGFNLDDLPFYKSKKLFPAGIVKNKDLSKVYEVDEAKITEDVTHAWYKGNTNLHPFDGVTEPNYTGFGKKENNIAYLDTQNKYSWIKSPLYNDERMEVGPLARMVVGFASNDELIKKYVTNFLTNANLPATVLFSTVGRTAARAIESELMADVMMDWVDELALNAANGDLSTWTEFDFNTVAKDVKGIGLEEAPRGALGHWVKIKDGKVVNYQTVVPSTWNAAPRDYKGRMGAYEAALIGTKVANVEQPLEILRTIHSFDPCIACAVHLIDTNGKELGVYKVNPI, from the coding sequence ATGACAAAAAAACATTTAGTAGTAGATCCAATTACAAGGATTGAAGGACATCTTAGAATTGAAGCAATTATAGATGAGAACAATGTTATCACAGATGCTTACTCTTCTTCTACAATGTTTAGAGGAATTGAAGAGATTTTAAAAGGAAGAGATCCTAGAGATTGTGGACTTCTTGCAATGAGAATTTGTGGAGTTTGTACAGGAACTCACTATCAAAGAAGTATTGAAGCTGTTGAAAATGCTTTTAGTGTAACTATTCCTAAAAATGCAAGATTGGTACGAAATCTTATCCAAGGTGCTTTATATCTTCACGACCATGTTGTTCATTTCTATCATCTACATGCACTTGATTGGGTTGATATTACAAAAGCACTTGACGCAGATCCAAAGAAAACGGTTGCTGAAGCTCAAAAATGGGCGGGGCTTTCAAATCAAAGAGCTTGGAATGCTTCTGAAGATGTATATATTCAAGTAAAAGAGAGAGTTCAAAAATATATAAAACAAGGAAGACTTGGTATTTTTGGAAATGCTTATTGGGGTAGTGAAGGTTTTAAATTAACTCCTGAACAAAATTTAATTGGTCTTTCTCACTATCTTGATGCTCTTGAATTACAAAGAGATTTAGCAAAAATGATGGCTATTTTTGGTGGTAAAAATCCTCATCCACAATCTTTTGTAGTTGGTGGAGTTACTTGTGTTCAAGATATAAAAAATCCTGCAAGAATTGCTGAATTTAAACAACTTCTTAAAAGAGGAAGAAAGTTTATTAAAGAGGCTTATTTACCAGATGTTTATATGGCTGGAACAATGTATGGTGAAGAGGCATTAAATGGAACAGGTGGTGGATTAGGAAACTATATGAGTTATGGTGGATTTAATTTAGATGATTTACCATTTTATAAATCTAAAAAATTATTCCCTGCTGGAATTGTAAAAAATAAAGATTTAAGTAAAGTTTATGAAGTAGATGAAGCAAAAATTACTGAAGATGTTACTCATGCTTGGTATAAAGGAAATACAAATCTTCATCCATTTGATGGAGTAACAGAGCCAAACTATACAGGTTTTGGTAAAAAAGAGAATAATATTGCTTATTTAGATACTCAAAATAAATACTCTTGGATTAAATCCCCACTTTATAATGATGAAAGAATGGAAGTAGGACCACTTGCTAGAATGGTTGTTGGATTTGCTAGTAATGATGAGTTAATTAAAAAATATGTTACAAATTTTTTAACTAATGCAAATCTTCCTGCAACAGTTTTATTCTCAACTGTTGGAAGAACAGCAGCACGTGCAATAGAGAGTGAACTTATGGCTGATGTTATGATGGACTGGGTGGATGAATTAGCTTTAAATGCTGCAAATGGTGATTTATCAACATGGACAGAGTTTGATTTTAATACAGTTGCAAAAGATGTAAAAGGAATTGGTCTTGAAGAAGCACCAAGAGGAGCATTAGGGCACTGGGTAAAAATTAAAGATGGTAAAGTTGTAAATTATCAAACAGTTGTTCCTTCAACTTGGAATGCAGCTCCTAGAGATTATAAAGGAAGAATGGGAGCTTATGAAGCTGCTTTAATTGGTACAAAAGTTGCAAATGTTGAGCAACCTTTAGAGATATTAAGAACTATCCATAGTTTTGATCCTTGTATTGCTTGTGCGGTTCACCTAATTGATACAAATGGTAAAGAGCTTGGTGTTTATAAAGTAAATCCAATTTAA
- a CDS encoding cytochrome b/b6 domain-containing protein gives MSKNIEIKRMTGTMRIVHWVTFFSMITAVITGLYIGHPYYQTFIADPAVDKYVMAWNRWAHFIVAIIFDVTAILVGYLYFFSRFEKPYKKLIPNKKNIVEFFEVLLNLITLNRRKNFDSSHSDSFNIVFFTIFHLLLVFMLFTGLQLYVHGLASGHSSIGAWWPAMLHLFTDWTLYVFGGNMGVRIAHHYSMYFILVWVMFHIYYQIWRTIFWKEGDIAIVFGGSKFVKEEEK, from the coding sequence ATGTCAAAAAATATAGAAATAAAAAGAATGACAGGAACTATGAGAATAGTTCACTGGGTTACATTTTTTAGTATGATAACAGCTGTAATCACAGGCTTATATATTGGTCATCCATATTATCAAACATTTATAGCAGATCCTGCTGTTGATAAATATGTTATGGCATGGAATAGATGGGCACACTTTATAGTTGCTATTATATTTGATGTAACAGCTATTTTGGTTGGATATTTATATTTCTTTTCAAGATTTGAGAAGCCTTATAAAAAACTAATTCCTAATAAGAAAAATATTGTTGAATTTTTTGAAGTATTATTAAATTTAATAACACTTAATAGAAGAAAAAATTTTGATTCAAGCCATAGCGATAGTTTTAATATTGTATTTTTTACAATATTTCATCTACTTTTAGTGTTTATGCTATTTACTGGACTTCAACTTTATGTTCATGGATTAGCATCTGGACATAGCTCTATTGGAGCTTGGTGGCCAGCAATGCTTCATTTGTTTACAGATTGGACTTTATATGTTTTTGGTGGAAATATGGGAGTTAGAATTGCTCATCATTATAGTATGTATTTTATACTTGTTTGGGTAATGTTTCATATTTATTATCAAATTTGGAGAACAATCTTCTGGAAAGAGGGTGATATTGCTATTGTGTTTGGTGGAAGTAAGTTTGTAAAAGAAGAGGAGAAATAG
- a CDS encoding HyaD/HybD family hydrogenase maturation endopeptidase, whose product MKDTIIIGVGNMLFKDEGIGIYTSEYIKQNYEFDEDLEIIDGGTLGFKLMAYFQEYKNVIILDTVSIDDEAGSIFRLPSDVLLGLGKYRKTAHEVEIVEMLEIVSVLDSHANVTIIGIVPQDIQSVEIGLTKLMEERFPFFIETSIKEIESLGFKLTKKSDIAVPDIVKSLIGSYNGSHLNRIPNEEDFTHEVNL is encoded by the coding sequence ATGAAAGATACAATTATTATAGGCGTGGGAAATATGCTCTTTAAAGATGAGGGTATAGGAATTTATACTAGTGAGTATATCAAACAAAATTATGAGTTTGATGAAGATTTAGAGATTATTGATGGTGGAACATTAGGATTTAAACTAATGGCATATTTTCAAGAGTATAAAAATGTCATTATTTTAGATACTGTGTCTATTGATGATGAAGCTGGAAGTATATTTAGGCTTCCTAGTGATGTTTTATTAGGACTTGGTAAATATAGAAAAACAGCACATGAAGTAGAGATTGTAGAGATGCTTGAAATTGTTTCAGTTTTAGATTCTCATGCAAATGTTACAATAATTGGAATAGTTCCACAAGATATACAAAGTGTTGAAATAGGACTTACAAAACTTATGGAAGAAAGATTTCCATTTTTTATAGAAACTTCTATAAAAGAGATAGAAAGTTTAGGGTTTAAACTTACAAAAAAATCAGATATTGCTGTTCCTGATATTGTAAAAAGTTTAATTGGAAGCTACAATGGCTCTCATTTAAATAGAATCCCAAATGAAGAGGATTTTACGCATGAAGTTAATCTATAA
- a CDS encoding Kae1-like domain-containing protein has product MKLIYKIEYNSTSFYFKRLIDELIKNSNIDANTKQYVGFILIFIDDELENIEKFFLNLETNLPYSMFLKKSYLIDDFNEEIKELEDKNIKENFEILTNTKVKDILENSNFDFLRQIVNLNKYLVVEFEELNLFLPNKNLKENFEKENYEVKLIVTNSQVLTDLFIVEESEINLLCSIERPLVKLKLKNIDENISNSGYIFTRLVNSSKEVELSKALKEQNINYILYVNKKDELKACSFEGLNLIISDDKTLYPKYDYKKDLIFNSSSEYLNSFLNVYNACLHENNLLDKNSIGVYFSLNSKNSFVDIKVLNEEEKRVIYIPDIESNMNQILEDISLIDENCKRLVDNFSKKYLYTKEIKLSNNNGFSTIIEAIAKLLNIQSVKDFEDLALNSGYVDALQIDMKLIKIDNKNYLDYRKTIQSVMSYKMANVDNETLSFSFYEFLGEFIIDYLREIARKIDVKDIVLCGDIFSNRQVFHKVYKELNKKYNLILPTEYAMDYI; this is encoded by the coding sequence ATGAAGTTAATCTATAAAATAGAGTACAACTCAACTTCTTTTTATTTTAAAAGATTAATAGATGAGTTGATAAAAAACTCAAATATAGATGCAAATACAAAACAATATGTTGGATTTATTTTAATATTTATTGATGATGAGCTTGAAAATATTGAAAAGTTTTTTTTAAATTTAGAAACAAATCTTCCTTACTCTATGTTTTTGAAAAAATCATATTTAATAGATGATTTTAATGAAGAGATTAAAGAGTTAGAAGATAAAAATATAAAAGAGAATTTTGAGATTTTAACAAATACAAAAGTTAAAGATATCTTAGAAAATTCTAATTTCGATTTTTTAAGACAAATTGTTAATTTAAATAAATATTTGGTTGTTGAATTTGAAGAATTAAATCTCTTTTTACCAAATAAAAATTTAAAAGAAAACTTTGAAAAAGAAAATTATGAAGTTAAATTAATAGTTACAAACAGCCAAGTCTTAACAGATCTATTTATAGTAGAAGAGTCTGAAATAAATCTTTTATGTTCAATAGAGAGACCTTTGGTTAAATTGAAATTAAAAAATATAGATGAAAATATTTCAAATAGTGGATATATTTTTACAAGGCTTGTAAACTCTTCAAAAGAGGTTGAGCTATCAAAAGCATTAAAAGAGCAAAATATTAATTATATTTTATATGTAAATAAAAAAGATGAGTTAAAAGCTTGTAGTTTTGAGGGACTAAATCTTATTATTAGTGATGATAAAACTTTATATCCCAAATATGATTATAAAAAAGATTTGATATTTAATTCAAGTAGTGAATATTTGAACTCTTTTTTAAATGTTTATAATGCATGTTTACATGAGAATAACCTTTTAGATAAAAACTCTATTGGAGTATATTTTTCATTAAATTCTAAAAATAGTTTTGTGGATATAAAAGTTTTAAATGAAGAAGAAAAAAGAGTAATATATATTCCTGATATTGAATCTAATATGAATCAAATTTTAGAAGATATATCTTTGATCGATGAAAATTGTAAAAGATTAGTGGATAATTTTTCAAAAAAGTATCTTTATACAAAAGAGATAAAACTTTCAAATAACAATGGATTTTCAACTATTATAGAAGCTATTGCAAAACTTTTAAATATACAATCAGTAAAAGATTTTGAAGATTTGGCACTAAATAGTGGATATGTGGATGCTTTACAAATTGATATGAAATTAATTAAAATTGACAATAAAAACTATTTAGATTATAGAAAAACTATTCAATCTGTAATGTCATATAAAATGGCAAATGTTGATAATGAGACACTTAGTTTCTCTTTTTATGAATTTTTAGGAGAATTTATAATAGATTATTTAAGGGAAATAGCAAGAAAAATAGATGTAAAAGATATAGTTTTATGTGGAGATATCTTTTCAAATAGACAAGTTTTTCATAAAGTTTATAAAGAACTTAACAAAAAATATAATCTAATTTTACCAACAGAGTATGCAATGGATTACATATAA
- the hypF gene encoding carbamoyltransferase HypF, with translation MKVYGTVQGVGFRPFVYNLAIKYNLYGYVNNDNIGVNIEVSGKTNDISSFLEELKNNPPPLVVIEDIKIEDSNKQFFEFKIENSNSCDNKTTTIPPDIAICKDCIDDIFDKNNFRYRYSLTNCTNCGPRYSIIKTVPYDRINTSLKDFSLCKKCQNEFENPTNRRYHAQAISCEDCGPTTFLYDSKQTLIASKIDAINLASKYINDGKILAIKSMGGFHIICDASNDKTIIKLREFKKRATKPFAVMFKDTNILKEYTKYSQIEENILTSKQRPIVLLEKKENQNISNFVAPNIKKIGCFLPNSALHYLLFENLSKPIIATSANLNGEPIITTKEDIFLKLNNLVDFILDYNREILNSCDDSIVQVVNEKIIKLRNSRGYAPNSLKVAGKFSKKILSLGANQKSTFSIAFDNKIITTPYLGDLDSIASIENYKKTVENLLSFYDFVPEIIVCDKHPKYESTKFAFWLLDKNPNLELVQIQHHYAHVLAVLAENSLKDDVLAFVFDGTGYGDDKNIWGGEVFIANKKEYKRAYHLKYFKLLGAELAIKEPKRVALSLLFDNFTLEEILDLPLDFLNSFEKSEIKILYTLWQKNLNSPLCSSFGRLFDAVCSLANILHIQEFEGQTGLYIENLYDENIKEFFSYEIINNTIDFSKMIKEILKEKDKRIVASKFINTVANIVLEISNLHKDLPIVLSGGVFQNKTLVEILLKRFQKINRKVYLGEKYSPNDESISLGQVYFQLEN, from the coding sequence ATAAAAGTTTACGGAACTGTACAAGGTGTTGGATTTCGACCTTTTGTATATAATCTAGCAATAAAATACAATCTTTATGGCTATGTAAATAATGATAATATTGGAGTAAATATAGAAGTATCTGGAAAAACTAATGATATTTCTAGTTTTTTAGAAGAGTTAAAAAATAATCCGCCACCTCTTGTAGTTATTGAAGATATCAAAATAGAAGATTCAAATAAACAATTTTTTGAATTCAAAATAGAAAATAGTAATAGTTGTGATAATAAAACAACTACAATTCCTCCTGATATAGCTATTTGTAAAGATTGTATAGATGATATTTTTGATAAAAACAATTTTAGATATCGTTACTCTTTGACAAATTGTACGAACTGTGGACCTAGATACTCTATAATAAAAACTGTTCCATATGATAGAATTAATACTTCTTTAAAAGATTTTTCTCTTTGTAAAAAGTGCCAAAATGAGTTTGAAAATCCAACAAATAGAAGATATCATGCACAAGCAATATCTTGTGAAGATTGTGGACCAACAACTTTTTTATATGATAGTAAACAAACCTTAATTGCTTCAAAAATAGACGCCATAAATTTAGCTTCAAAATATATAAATGATGGAAAAATTTTAGCTATAAAAAGTATGGGGGGATTTCACATAATTTGTGATGCCTCAAACGATAAAACTATAATTAAATTAAGAGAGTTTAAAAAAAGAGCTACAAAACCTTTTGCTGTTATGTTTAAAGATACAAATATTTTAAAAGAATATACAAAATATTCACAAATAGAAGAAAATATTCTAACTTCAAAACAAAGACCAATAGTTTTATTAGAAAAAAAAGAAAATCAAAATATATCAAATTTTGTAGCACCAAATATAAAAAAAATTGGTTGTTTTTTACCAAATAGTGCTTTACACTATCTTTTATTTGAAAACTTATCTAAGCCAATTATCGCAACTAGCGCAAATTTAAATGGTGAACCAATAATTACAACAAAAGAGGATATTTTTTTAAAACTAAATAATTTAGTTGATTTTATACTTGATTATAATAGAGAAATATTAAATAGTTGTGATGATTCAATAGTACAGGTTGTAAATGAAAAAATTATAAAACTTAGAAATAGTAGAGGATATGCTCCTAATAGTTTAAAAGTTGCTGGAAAATTTAGTAAAAAAATTTTAAGTTTAGGAGCAAATCAAAAATCAACTTTTAGTATAGCTTTTGATAATAAGATTATTACAACTCCATATTTAGGAGATTTAGACTCTATTGCTTCTATAGAAAACTATAAAAAAACAGTAGAAAATTTGCTCTCTTTTTATGATTTTGTACCTGAAATTATAGTTTGTGATAAGCATCCAAAATATGAGAGTACTAAATTCGCTTTTTGGCTTTTGGATAAAAATCCAAATTTAGAGTTAGTTCAAATTCAACATCACTATGCCCATGTTTTAGCAGTTTTAGCAGAAAATTCTTTAAAAGATGATGTTTTGGCATTTGTTTTTGATGGGACAGGATATGGAGATGATAAAAATATTTGGGGTGGTGAAGTTTTTATTGCAAATAAAAAAGAGTACAAAAGAGCTTATCACCTAAAATATTTTAAACTTTTAGGGGCAGAATTAGCAATAAAAGAGCCCAAAAGAGTTGCTTTATCTTTACTTTTTGATAATTTTACTCTAGAAGAGATTTTAGATTTACCTTTAGATTTTTTAAACTCATTTGAAAAATCAGAGATAAAAATTCTATATACTCTTTGGCAAAAGAATTTAAATTCACCTCTTTGTAGCTCTTTTGGAAGATTATTTGATGCAGTTTGCTCACTTGCTAATATTCTTCATATTCAAGAATTTGAAGGACAAACTGGTCTTTATATAGAAAATTTATATGATGAAAATATAAAAGAGTTTTTTTCTTACGAGATTATCAATAATACTATTGATTTTTCAAAAATGATAAAAGAGATTTTAAAAGAAAAAGATAAAAGAATCGTTGCTTCAAAGTTTATAAATACAGTTGCAAATATTGTTCTTGAGATATCAAATTTACACAAAGATTTACCTATAGTTTTAAGTGGTGGAGTTTTTCAAAATAAAACTTTGGTGGAGATTTTATTAAAAAGATTTCAAAAAATTAATAGAAAGGTTTATTTAGGAGAAAAATATAGTCCAAATGATGAATCTATAAGTTTAGGTCAAGTATATTTCCAATTAGAAAATTAA
- a CDS encoding TFIIB-type zinc ribbon-containing protein produces MKCPVCKDIDLVMSERQGVEIDYCPSCRGVWLDRGELDKIIEKSSTYQSHNQQSNNHASYAKNDDRNSYNKHNNYQQYNSYDKSQQAPYKKKKEGFLSEIFDFDF; encoded by the coding sequence ATGAAATGTCCAGTTTGCAAAGATATAGATTTAGTAATGAGCGAAAGACAAGGTGTTGAAATTGATTATTGTCCATCGTGTAGAGGAGTTTGGCTTGATAGAGGTGAGTTGGATAAGATTATTGAGAAAAGTTCAACTTATCAGTCACATAATCAACAATCAAATAACCATGCAAGTTATGCTAAAAATGATGATAGAAATTCATATAATAAACATAACAATTACCAACAATATAACTCTTATGATAAAAGCCAACAAGCTCCATACAAAAAGAAAAAAGAGGGATTTTTATCTGAAATTTTTGACTTTGATTTTTAA
- the hypB gene encoding hydrogenase nickel incorporation protein HypB → MCKDCGCTIAGMEHNHNHSHEHGHTHHNHENRTMFKPINDNLKTNPLLNDSKTISVIQKILDKNDHEATHNRAHFDQHKVLGINLMSSPGSGKTTLLENLVDMVDFKFAVVEGDLETSRDADRLKAKGINAVQIQTGSACHLDAFMVHKGLHDIKLADIDVCFVENVGNLVCPASYDVGTHLNIVLVSVPEGEDKIAKYPVMFRCADLILITKTDLLPYFEYDIEKEKAEARKLKPNVDILEVNIKDKQSLQSVIDWINFKRRMR, encoded by the coding sequence ATGTGTAAAGACTGCGGATGTACAATAGCTGGAATGGAACACAACCATAATCATAGCCATGAGCATGGACATACTCACCATAATCATGAAAACAGAACTATGTTTAAACCTATAAATGACAATTTAAAGACTAATCCTTTACTAAATGATTCAAAAACTATATCAGTAATTCAAAAGATTTTAGATAAAAATGACCATGAAGCAACACATAATAGAGCTCATTTTGATCAACACAAAGTTTTAGGAATAAATTTAATGTCAAGTCCAGGAAGTGGGAAAACTACACTTTTAGAAAATCTAGTTGATATGGTAGATTTTAAATTTGCAGTAGTTGAAGGTGATTTAGAAACTTCAAGGGATGCAGATAGATTAAAAGCAAAAGGAATAAATGCTGTTCAAATCCAAACAGGAAGTGCATGTCATTTAGATGCTTTTATGGTTCATAAAGGTTTACATGATATTAAACTTGCTGATATTGATGTTTGTTTTGTGGAAAATGTTGGAAATCTAGTTTGTCCTGCTTCTTATGATGTGGGAACTCACTTGAATATTGTTTTAGTTTCTGTTCCAGAAGGGGAGGATAAAATTGCAAAATATCCAGTTATGTTTAGATGTGCTGATTTAATCCTTATTACAAAAACAGATTTACTTCCTTATTTTGAGTATGATATTGAAAAAGAGAAAGCAGAAGCTAGAAAACTAAAACCAAATGTTGATATATTAGAAGTAAATATAAAAGATAAACAATCACTTCAAAGTGTAATTGATTGGATTAATTTCAAAAGGAGAATGAGATAA
- a CDS encoding HypC/HybG/HupF family hydrogenase formation chaperone has protein sequence MCLSIPSKIKSIDTEMNSCVVDTMGVERSASLDLIDQDVVVGDYVLIHIGFAMNKIDEEDALESLKVYQEIIEKMEEQDRLEAIEQSENCLNR, from the coding sequence ATGTGTTTATCAATTCCTTCAAAAATAAAAAGTATAGACACTGAAATGAACAGTTGTGTGGTTGATACTATGGGAGTTGAAAGGAGTGCTAGTTTAGATTTAATAGACCAAGATGTAGTAGTTGGCGATTATGTATTAATTCATATTGGTTTTGCTATGAATAAAATAGATGAAGAAGATGCCTTAGAATCACTCAAAGTTTACCAAGAGATAATAGAAAAGATGGAAGAACAAGATAGATTAGAAGCAATTGAACAATCTGAAAATTGCCTAAATAGATAA